In the genome of Arachis stenosperma cultivar V10309 chromosome 6, arast.V10309.gnm1.PFL2, whole genome shotgun sequence, the window gagctctacagcatctccattccgcttatctgaaattcctaccaatgaatctgcataagtatttctatcccttttattattcctttttatttacaatccaataatcacaattacctttttaatctgcctaactgagatttgcaaggtgaccatagcttgcttcataccaacaatctctgtggattcgacccttactcacgtaaggttattacttggacgacccagtacacttgctggttagttgaacggagttgtgtccactcatgccaatttcttaaattccataattttacaatgataccaaaaggcacaaaataggaatcacaatttcgtccaccaagtttttggcgccgttgccggggattgttcgagtatggacaactgacggttcatcttgttgctcagattaggtaattttcttttcaaaaatctttttcaaaaatttttcttttatttttcttttttttcaaaactttattttcgaaaataattaataaaaatccaaaaaaattagaaaataataaaaatcaaaaatattttgtgtttcttgtttgagtcttgagtaaatttttaagtttggtgtcaattgcatgctttaaaaatttttcttgcatttttcgaaaatcccatgcattcataatgttcttcatgatcttcaagttgttcttgacaagtcttcttgtttgatcttgatgatttcttgttttgtgttgtttcttgtttttcatgtgcatttttgcattcatatttttcatgcattaaagatttctaagtttggtgtcttgcatattttctttgcatcaaaaatttttcaaaatcatgttcttgatgttcatcatgatcttcaaagtgttcttggtgttcatcttgacattcataacattcttgcatgcattcattgttttgatctaaaaatttcatgcattgagcatttttgttgtttttctctctcataattaaaaattcaaaaaatcaaaaaaaatatcttttccttattttcctccaaattttcgaaaatttgggttgacttggtcaaaaaattttcaaaattagttgtttcttacaagtcaagtcaaaatttcaattttaaaaatcttatcttttcaaaatctttttcaaaaatcatatctttttcattttttttctatttttttcgaaaatttcaaaatctttttcaaattattttcaaaatctttttcttatctttatatgtaattttcgaaaattcactaataattaatgtgattggttcaaaaatttgaagtttgttactttcttgttaagaaaggttcaatctttaagttctagaatcttatcttgtagtttcttgttagtgaagtaaataattttaaaatttttaaattaaatctttttatcttttattttatcttttccaaaaattttatctttttcaaaatttgatttcaaaatatcttatctaacttactatcttcttatctttttcaattttaatttcaaatctttttcaatcaactaactaactttttgtttgtttcttatcttttccaaaaccacctaactacttttccctcttctattttcgaaaatgtctctctctttttcaaaaattctttttaattaattaattatttcatgttttaattttaactacattttatctctaattttcgaaattcactaactctttttcaaaatttttttcgaattttctcttctcttttcttcttctatttaattatttaattactaaacacttctcttcacctctcttcatccataaaaccgaattcattcttcattcttctacccccccttctttttctactaacataaaggaatctctatactgtgacatagaggattcctctttcttttcttgtttccttctccttcatatgagcaggaacagggataaaggcactcttgttgaaattgatccagaacctgaaaggactctgaagagaaaattaaaagaagctaaattacaacaatccagaagagcccttctagaaaatttcgaacaagagaaggagatggccgaaaataataataataatgcaaggagaatgcttggtgacttcacaaaaccaacgtccaagtttgatggaagaagcatctccattcctgccattggagccaataactttgagcttaagcctcaactagttgctttaatgcaacaaaactgcaagttttatggacttccatctgaagatccttatcagtttttaactgagttcttgcagatctgtgagactgtaaagacgaatggagttgatcctgaagtctacagactcatgcttttcccttttgctgtaagagacagagctagagtatggttggattcacaacccaaggatagcctggactcatgggataagcttgtcactgcattcttagataaattctttcctcctcaaaagctgagcaagctaagagtggatgttcaaaccttcaaacaaaaagatggtgaatccctctatgaagcttgggaaagatacaagcagctgactaaaagatgtccatctgacatgttttcagaatggaccatattagagatattctattatggtctctctgaattttcgaaaatgtcattggatcattctgcaggtggatctattcacctgaagaaaacgcctgaagaggctcaagaactcattgacatggttgcaaacaaccagttcatgtatacttctgagaggaattccgtgaacaatggggtacctcaaaagaaaggagttcttgaaattgatactttgaatgccatattggctcagaacaaagtgttgactcaacaggtcaacatgatctctcaaaatctgaatggattgcaacatgcatccaacagtactagagaggcagcttctgaagaagcttatgatcctgagaaccctgccatggcagaggttacatgggtgaaccttatggaaacacctataactcatcatggagaaatcatccaaatttctcatggaaggatcaacaaaaacctcaacaaggttttaacaatggtggacgcactaggctgggcaatagcaagccatatccatcatcttctcagcaacagacaaagaactctgaacaaaacaattctaatttagctaatatagtctctgatctgtcaaaggccactttcagtttcatgaatgaaacaagatcctccattagaaatctggaggcacaagtgggccagctgagtaagaaagtcattgaaactcctcccagtattctcccaagcaatacagaagagaatccaaaaggagagtgcaaagccattgacatagtcaatatggccgaatgcacaagggaggagggggacgaaaatcctagacactaggaaggaagatgatgaatgcatcatcctaggaagacctttcctagccacagcaggagctgtgatagatgtcaaccgaggtgagttagtccttcaattgaatggggactaccttgtgtttaagacacatggccatccctctgtgacagaagagagtaagcatgaagagcttctctcagttcaaggtcaagaagagcccacacagtcaaactctaagtttggtgttgtgagaccacaaccaaactctaagtttggtgttcaaaccccatatccaaactctaagtttggtgttgggaataccacacttaaattgacctgatcaccttgtggctccatgagagccaccgtcaagctattgacattaaagaagcgcttgttgggaggcaacccaattttatttatctaattttattttattttgtttctttgttatttttgtgtttaattaggtacatgatcatgaggagtcacgaaaaaaaaataaaaaaaattaaaaacagagtcaaaaacagaagaaaaaaattttttcaccctggaggacgcacgggctggcgttcaacgcccagaaggtgcatctagccggcgttcaacgccagaacagagcaccattctggcgctgaacgcccaaaacaagcaacaacctggcgttaaacgccaggatggtgcacagcaaggacaaactggcgctgaacgccaggaacaagcatgaaactggcgttcaacgccagaaacatgcattacatgggcgttgaacgcccagaacatgcaccaatgggcgtttgaacgccagaatggtgtgcaaaggcattttacatgcctatttggtgcaaggatggaattccttgacacctcaggatctgtggacccccacaggatcacctcaggatctgtgaacctcacaggatccccacctacctcgctctctctctctctctccattcatggtcattcCTTCtgttttcattcaccactcaccctttcccataaacaccactcaccttcaaaattcaaaattctttcccacccaatcccacccatatagccgaatccatctccccttaCTCACctccattctcttcttcttcttctactcttcttttcttttttgctcgagggcgagcaatattttaagtttggtgtggtaaaagcatagcttttttgcttttccattaccagagaaacctcaaagggaagacaaaaaacttccacctctgagtcatgggagatgaaaaaattaaaaatataagccgtcatagctcagtggtagaacatgtggctgcaaatcaagagatccctgagatacctcaggggataagttatcctccacaaaaatattggaagcaactaaggggaggaacacaAAAATTACTATGAATCATTCAacaagaagcaaggaagagacatagaggagctcaaagagcaccattggaccttcaaaaaggcgccaccctcactcaggtggattcattccttgctctttatttctttctgttttcggtttttaattattgtgtttatctatgttttgtgtctttatttcatgatcattagtatgtaaccataccttaaagctatgaataaaatccattagtccttcacctctcttaaaaagaaaaatgttttaattcaaaagaacaagaagtacatagttttcgaaattattattgaatttagtttaattatattgatgtggtgacaataatttttgttttctgaatgaatgattgaacagtgcatatgtctttggatattgttgtttatgagtgttaaaattgttggttcttgaaagaatgatgaacaaagagaaatgttattgatgatctgaaaaattcatgaaattgattcttgaagcaagaaaaagcagtgaaaaaaaaaagagagatctaaaaagagtatatagaaaaagaaggagcaatagaaaaagccacgagcccttaaaaccaaaaggcaagggtaaaaaggatccaaggctttgagcatcaatggataggagggcccaaggaaattaaatccaggcctaagcggctaaaccaagctgtccctaaccatgtgcttgtgtcatgaaggtccaagtgaaaagcttgagactaagtggttaaagtcgtgatccaaggcaaaagagtgtgcttaagagctctggacaccactaactggggactttagcaaagctaagtcacaatctgaaaaggttcacccagttatgtgtctgtggcatttatgtatccggtgataatactggaagacaaagtgcttagggccacagccaagactcaaaagtagctgtgttcaagaatcaacacgcttaactaggaaagtcaataacactatccaaaattctaagttcctagagatgccaatcactctgaacttcaaaggaaaaagtgagatgccaaaactattcagaagcaaaaaagctacaagtcccgctcatataataaaattaatattcattgatattttggacattatagtatattctcttctttttatcctatttgattttcagttgcttggggacaagcaacaatttaagtttggtgttgtgatgagcggataatttatacgctttttggcattgttttcatatagtttttagtaagtttgagctacttttagggatgttttcattagtttttatgttaaattcacatttctgtactttactatgagtttgtgtgtttttctgtgatttcagataaattctgactgaaattgagggatttgagcaaaactctgaaaaaggctgacaaaaggactgctgatgctgttggaatctgacctccctgcactcaaaatggattttctggagctacagaactccaattggcgcgctctcaacggcgttggaaagtagacatccagggctttccagcaatatataatagtccatactttattcgaaaaaTGACGAcacaacttggcgttgaacgccaagtacacgctcctttctgaagttaaacgccagaaaaacgtcatgatccggagttgaacgcccaaaacacatcataactcgaaattcaactccaagagaagccttagctcgtgtattgatcaagctcagcccaagcacacaccaagtgggccccggaagtggatttatgcatcaattacttactcatgtaaaccctagtagctagtctagtatatataggacatttatctattgtattagacatcttttgaccactttaagtcttttatcattcggtcacttgatcatggagagggctggccattcggccatgcctgaacctttcacttatgtattttcaacggtggagtttctgcacaccatagattaagggtgtggagctctgctgtacctcgagtattaatgcaattctatcttctttcattcaaatgctatcttagttttattccaagatattcattcgtacccaagaacatgatgaatgtgatgaatcaataaccctcatcactattctcactgatgaacgcgcgtgattgacaaccacttccgttctacatgcaacaaggcttgaatgtgtatctcttagattccccaacagaatcttcgtggtataagctagatagatggcggcatttatgaggatccggaaagtctcaccttgtctgtggtattccgagtaggatcctgggaatccggaaagtctaaccttgtctgtggtattccgagtaggattccggtaatgaatgactgtgacgtgcttcaaacctataacctgctgggcgttagtgacagacgcaaaagagggattctattccagtaggggagggaaccaaccggtgattggccgtactgtgacagagtgcgtgagcattagctttcactgcgaggatgggatgtagctatcaaccatgggtgatgcctccagactggttagctgtgcgagtgacagccgcataggatatttccccgtgaggatgaaagtagccacagttgatggtgaacccctatacaaagcttgccatggaaaggagtaagaaggattgagtagaagcagtgggagagcaggcgtccgagagctctacagcatctccattccgcttatctgaaattcctaccaatgaatctgcataagtatttctatcccttttattattcctttttatttacaatccaataatcacaattacctttttaatctgcctaactgagatttgcaaggtgaccatagcttgcttcataccaacaatctctgtggattcgacccttactcacgtaaggttattacttggacgacccagtacacttgctggttagttgaacggagttgtgtccactcatgccaatttcttaaattccataattttacaatgataccaaaaggcacaaaataggaatcacaatttcgtccaccagtgctCTAGGAGAAAATTACAATATTATCTAATTTGGTGGACATGAATCATACCATACAAGCAAAGATGAAACCATATTGTGCAATTGTGTGTTGACATCAAAATTGTATCATGTTTTGAGGTATTGTCTGTCAAACATTTGATGCACCACAAAGACCACCACTTTGCGTGATAGAGTTAGAGACAATGATTTTACTTGAACCATCAGTATCTTCATTCATGATAATCAATTTCAACTATATTGACTCCAGCTTCCTTTAACATATTTCCTCCCTTAGTTTAAATTGTAGCAGCATTAGGTTGCTTCATTTCTTGCATTCTTATTAGATCTGAGATTCTTCCAGCAGCAACATAAATGCCAGAAACCAGGAGTGAATCTGTAGGATGCTCTGTATAAATGTTGCTTAGCATATCTTTCACACATTCCCCCAATTTAACATCACCGTAGACTTGGCACGTAGAAAGCAATGTACGCTATGCAGTTACGTTGCCCTTTATAGGCAAGCTTTCAAATAGTTTGTGCGCTTCATGTAGCATCCCTGCTCGACCCAGAAGATCAACCAGAGATCCATAATGTTCAACTCGTGGAGAAAAGCCATATTTGCAAACCATGCTCGTAAAAATTTCCATCCCCTCAATTACATATCTTTACCCTTCATCCTCTCAAATATGTCAGTAGCCTTGTCTAGAAAGCCACATTTGGCATATGAATCAACAGGTGCTGCTCCAAGAACTGCATCCAGCTCTAGTTTCTCCTCTTCCATAAGACTAGTAACATATCGTATTACTTGCATAGATCCGGAAGCAGGGCAACTCGAAAGTAACCCAACTAAGGTAGAAGAATTAGGTTTAAGACCTTCAAGTTTCATTTGTTGCAGGAATTTCGTTACCTCTCCAAGCAGCCAATTTCTTGCATACTTGCCAATCAAGCAGTTCCACAAAATAACATCATGTTGAGCAACACCATCAAAAACTCGATGCGGCAAATAGATACGACCCATTCTTGCATAGAGATCAACCAATGCAGTAAGAATGTTTAAATTATAACCAAGTCCAAGTTGGATATAGTAACCATGGATTCACTTGCTTCCAAGAAAACTCCACATATCAGCAGCTGCCGACAAAAGACTTAATGCTGTTGCAACACTCGCTTCAACCCTGCAGCAACGCATCTTCCGAAACAAATGAAAGGACAGTTGAGGCTAAGAAGCAAGTGGCCAGCCATCAAAGTGTTTCATGAGACCGAGTCATTTCGTTGGCAAAATTCATCAAACAGGTTGTATACATCTCCAAGTCTTCTGGAAACACAGTAGAGATGCAAAAGGGTATTCCTAAAATCAAGAAAAAGCTGAGTTCTAGACTTGAGCGTAGGCCATGAAGGCCTCACCCAAAGACAAGGTTGGAAAGCCTAGCACAAGCCTTGATGACACTGATGAAAGAGAAGCGGTCAATGAGAATTGGGCAATTCCTAAGTTGGGTGAAAAGGGGCAAGGCCTTGGCAGGGGAGTTGCTGATGGAATATCCCCTGAGCATAGTGTTGAGCATGACAAGATTGGAATTCGGAGCAGAATTGAAAATGGAGGCAGCATAGTGGACGTGTGAGATTGAAGCTGCGAGGAACTCGTTGAGACGAAAGGGAAGGTTGATGAGTGCTGTTTTGAGTATGAAGgcgtgaatttgaggaatgtgGGATTGGGTTTTGCATGATGATTCCAAGAAAAGAGCTACCTTTTGATGCAAATGCAATGCTGGAACACCCTCTTTTATTAGCCACAATCAGTAAATGAAGTTACTTACCAAATTGACTCAATAACGAGAGAAGGAGGAGTTGGGGGAATGCGGAAGGAACCAAGATGTTCAGCCTGCAGTTCTAGTGGCCCTTGTTGGTCTTGgtctctctcaagttctctagCGTAGCACAGAATCATATTTAATTAGTTATGAATTTTTCATTCATTTGAATTTCTTAACTCATTCTGAAACTTTACTACCTATAAGTAGATGAGAGACTTTATCATTAGAAAGTAAAAGGTGTTTCTGATGATGCTGACTTGCTgctaaaagtaaaataaaataaggagGATGACTAAGGGAAGAGATTTTAGGCTTTTAGCTCATATGCCTTTTGTGAAACTTGTTAGTTTAAACTTCAAGAACGTGATGTTGAAttcatatttattttctttctcctctcttttcttattggaACTCTTATTTGTTATTGtacttttgttgtaatttttatttttcataacattttGGTTCTGGCACATAACCTTGTCTATCCTATTGTAGCTTGTTTGTCTTGcatttaaaaattaacaagattAATTGCTTGCCAAAACAAAATTTGAGACAAATTTCTTAGGGATGTATAGCTTGccatattatttttcaatgATGTTTGGAAGACAATAAAAGATAAGCCCAAATTTGTcttatttaacattcataaataaGGTAAGTTTGGGTTGTCTTTTTATCATCTCCCTAGTATTACTGTTTTGATCTACTTATAAGTAGTAAAGTTTATGGATGAATTAAAAAATTCGAATGAatgaaaatttaataaataattaaatttgattgtgTGTTGCACTAGAAAAGTTGAGAGCAACCAAGACCCACAGGGGCTACTAGAATTGTAGGCTGAACGTTTTGGTTCTTCCGGATTCACCCAACTCCTTCCCTCATTATTGGGTTGATTTGGTGAGCAACTTCATTTATTGATTGTGGCTAATGAAAGAGGGTGTTCCAGCATTGCATTTGCATCACAAGGTAGCTCTTCTCTTGGAATCATCATGCAAAACCCAATCCCACATTTCTCAAATTCACGCCTTTATGCTCAAAACCGCACTCATCAACCTTCCCTTCCCGCTCAGCAAGCTCCTCGCAGCATCAATCTCACACGTCCACTACGCTGCCTCCATTTTCAATTCTGCTCCAAACCCCAATCTTTTCATGTTCAACACTATGCTTAGAGGATATTCCATCAGCAACTCCCCTGCCAAGGCCTTGCCCCTTTTCAACCAACTTAGGAACTGCCCAATTCTCATTGACCGCTTCTCTTTCATCACTGTCATCAAGGCTTGTACTAGGCTTTCCAACCTTGTCTTTGGGCGAGGCCTTCATGGCCTTGCACTCAGGTCTGGAACTCTGCTTTTTCTTGATTTCAGGAATACCCTTTTGCATTTCTACTGTGTTTCCAGGAGACTTGGAGATGCTCACAACCTGTTTGATGAATTTCCCCGACGAAATGACTTGGTCTCATGGAACACTTTGATGGCTGGCCACCTTCTTGCTTCTAAGCCTGAGCTGACCTTTCATTTGTTTCGGAAGATGCGTTGTTGCGGGGTTGAAGCGAGTGTTGCAACTGCATTGAGTCTTTTGTCGGCAGCTACTGATATGCGGAGTTTTCTTGGAGGGAAGTGTCTTCATGGTTACTATATCCGACTTGGACTTAGTTCTAATTTGAATGTTCTTACTGCATTGATTGATCTCTATGCAAGAATGGGTCGTATCTTTTTGGCACATCGAGTTTTTGATGGTGTTGCTCAAAAGGACGTTATCCTGTGGAACTGCTTGATTGGCAAGTATGCAAGAAATGGGCTGCTTGGAGAAGCAGTAAAATTGCTGCAGCAAATGAGTCTTGAAAGGTGTAAACCTAATTCTTCTACTTTAGTTGGGTTGCTTTCGGGTTGCCCTGCTTCCGGATCTATGCAAGTAGTACGATACGTTACTAATTTTATGGTAGAGGAGAAACTAGAGCTGGATGCAGTTCTTGGAACAGCACTTGTTAATGCATATGCCAAATGTGGCTTTCTAGACGAGGCTACAGACATATTTGAGAGGATGAAGGGTAAAGATATGAAAGCATGGACAGCCATGATTTCAGGTCATGGAATTCACGGCCAGCCGACTAATGCTGTTAATCTTTTCAACAGGATGGAGAATGAAGGGTTTAGACCAAATGAGGTTACATTCTTGGCAGTTCTCAGTGCTTGTAGCCATGGAGGGCTTGTAATTGAGGGGATGGAAATTTTTAAGAGCATGGTTTGCAAATATGGCTTTTCACCACAAGTTGAACATTATGGATCTTTCATTGATCTTCTAGGTCGAGCAGGGATGCTACATGAAGCGCACAAACTAATTGAAAGTTTGCCTATTAAGGGCGATGCAACTGCATGGCGTACATTGCTTTCTGCTTGCCGAGTCTATGGTGATGTTAAATTGGGGGAATGTGTGAAAGATGTGCTAAGCAGCATTTATACAGAGCATCCTACAGATTCACTCCTGATTTCTGGCATTTACGTTGCTGCTGGAAGAATCTCAGATCTAATAAGATTGCAAGAAATGAAGCAAACTAATGCTGTTACAGTTGAAACTGATGGAGGAAATATGTTGAAGGAAGCTGGAGTCAGTATAGTTGAAATTGATAATCAGGGATGAGGATATTGATGGTTCAAGTAAAATCATTGTCTCTAACTCTATCACGCATAGTGGTGGTCTCAATACCTCGGGACATGATACAATTTTGATGTCAACATTCAATTGTGCAATATGGCATCTCTGCTTGTATGGCATGATTCATGTCCACCAAATTAGATAATATTGTGATTTGCTCCTGGAGCACCATACCGTCAATAAACCCAACAAGGGTAAAGCAAGAAGAGGATGTAATAGCAGGTGAATGGAGGAGGATATTCCTACACTATTTAATTCTGCAATGACTTGTGACTTTATTAACATAGAAATGATCTCTCCAATATGTTTAGTTTGCATTTCAatctttcacaattttattgGGAATTCTGTATCATTTGGGGTtacttctaatatttttcttgttCATACTTCACATTCTCAAAGTTAATCAGCTGCTATTTTGGATTGGTAAATTGCTTCTGGTCTTAATCTTCCGTTaccaatcattctttcaagcaTTTCATTAGTGCGTGagtatattatttttctaccaCTAGTGGTTACCCTAATGATGACAAGTTATGATAGTATTGTATATTTATATGGCAATATAACATGCTGGCTCTTATTATATCTATTTATATTGCTTGCTGAAAATTGAATTTACCATAATTTGATACTCACCAGTAATCTAAGTAACAGGGCAATCATGTTCTGTAGAAGTCAAATTTATACTAGAATTGCATCCTTTGAAGCATTATgaatcccccccccccccccccaaaactttttttctatttttgttattgttatcATGAAATAAAAGACAGCACTGTTTGTTTGGAAACACTAATTGCATTTGCATGTTAAAGGAGTTTAAAATCGAGGTTTAATCAAATAGTATTTACTTTTTGCATATTGAAGATTGATTGCTAAACTGCTATATAATGAAGTTGCACTAACATCACAAATATTGGCAGAGAATGTATGAGTTGAGACTGCCAATAAATTTGTTTAAATGAAATTCAGTCTTTTGCTCTTATTAATTATGTTTCTTTCCTATATATTGACATGTGTACGAAAATGCATGCTTACTccattttaattataaatatactcATCTTAGTGCTTTAGTCTTGTCAAAAACCAATAGATGAAACTGAATTTTATTGactttactttctttttctctaacTCCAACCATTTACTATAGTAAGTTTCGAACTTTTGATGCAAATAAGTATCTTTAGTTCATCTCAACATGCTGCTTCCTTATTTTGCTTCATTGGCAGGGATTCTTATATGgtcttcttattattattaaatctCAAAAATGCATAATAATGCAAACTTGCACAGCTTCACTGGGAACATCATCTTCCGGTGGTATTGCTTCATCTG includes:
- the LOC130936010 gene encoding pentatricopeptide repeat-containing protein At1g26900, mitochondrial-like, translated to MKEGVPALHLHHKVALLLESSCKTQSHISQIHAFMLKTALINLPFPLSKLLAASISHVHYAASIFNSAPNPNLFMFNTMLRGYSISNSPAKALPLFNQLRNCPILIDRFSFITVIKACTRLSNLVFGRGLHGLALRSGTLLFLDFRNTLLHFYCVSRRLGDAHNLFDEFPRRNDLVSWNTLMAGHLLASKPELTFHLFRKMRCCGVEASVATALSLLSAATDMRSFLGGKCLHGYYIRLGLSSNLNVLTALIDLYARMGRIFLAHRVFDGVAQKDVILWNCLIGKYARNGLLGEAVKLLQQMSLERCKPNSSTLVGLLSGCPASGSMQVVRYVTNFMVEEKLELDAVLGTALVNAYAKCGFLDEATDIFERMKGKDMKAWTAMISGHGIHGQPTNAVNLFNRMENEGFRPNEVTFLAVLSACSHGGLVIEGMEIFKSMVCKYGFSPQVEHYGSFIDLLGRAGMLHEAHKLIESLPIKGDATAWRTLLSACRVYGDVKLGECVKDVLSSIYTEHPTDSLLISGIYVAAGRISDLIRLQEMKQTNAVTVETDGGNMLKEAGVSIVEIDNQG